Proteins from one Erpetoichthys calabaricus chromosome 11, fErpCal1.3, whole genome shotgun sequence genomic window:
- the LOC114661315 gene encoding kazal-type serine protease inhibitor domain-containing protein 1-like, with amino-acid sequence MAHYSPGECQLSKAGAKRGVPGGACGQKCREEPSVVLATTQLQCLFLPKPALSRQHQETPNQGSDCGTKAVGYRRMAPPLRPWGLLALSHIVLFMAPSRCAPGFYHRGWLRLMKEGNLCGPCKPDLCPPTPPSCPAGTVLDDCGCCEECANVEGQMCDPDGSQKFYGRCGEGLECRRKTPTQSAEPQCVCSLSHVVCGSDNRTYQSECQLREATHRDVSGLLHLQRQGPCATAPQISRPPRDLQMQAGGDVTFGCEVTAYPVAHLDWKRKGKETFLPGDDVNVSVQVRGGPRHHGITSWLQIHSVKKSDEGVYVCYTRNAYGESFASAELQVIDGGPSRPVMKTIISSRISSLLQIEDDEDYDEDTEGGDDDGDPESGIVSP; translated from the exons ATGGCCCATTATTCTCCAGGAG AGTGCCAGCTTTCCAAAGCCGGTGCCAAGAGAGGTGTGCCAGGCGGAGCCTGTGGGCAGAAGTGCAGGGAAGAACCATCAGTCGTACTGGCCACTACTCAACTCCAATGCCTCTTCCTCCCCAAACCCGCACTGAGCCGACAGCACCAGGAG ACCCCCAACCAGGGATCAGACTGTGGCACCAAAGCAGTCGGCTACAGGAGGATGGCACCACCACTAAGGCCTTGGGGCTTGCTGGCACTCAGCCACATCGTCCTCTTCATGGCACCTTCTCGATGTGCTCCAGGTTTCTACCATCGCGGCTGGCTGAGGCTCATGAAAGAGGGAAACCTCTGCGGACCCTGCAAGCCCGACCTGTGCCCCCCGACGCCCCCTAGCTGTCCAGCGGGTACGGTGCTCGACGACTGTGGCTGCTGCGAAGAGTGCGCAAACGTGGAGGGGCAGATGTGCGATCCTGATGGATCTCAGAAGTTCTACGGGCGCTGCGGGGAGGGCTTGGAGTGTCGGAGGAAGACCCCCACGCAGTCCGCTGAGCCCCAGTGTGTGTGCAGCTTGAGCCACGTGGTGTGCGGCTCCGACAACCGCACCTACCAGAGTGAATGCCAGCTGCGGGAGGCCACCCACAGAGACGTCTCTGGTCTTCTTCATCTCCAGCGCCAGGGGCCATGTGCAACCG CTCCTCAGATCTCTCGACCACCCAGAGACCTCCAGATGCAGGCAGGAGGTGACGTCACGTTCGGTTGCGAGGTCACAGCCTACCCCGTGGCCCACCTCGACTGGAAGAGGAAGGGGAAAGAGACGTTCCTCCCTGGAGACGATGTGAACGTGTCTGTTCAG GTCCGTGGGGGTCCTCGCCACCACGGGATTACCAGCTGGCTGCAGATCCACTCCGTCAAGAAGTCCGATGAAGGGGTCTACGTCTGCTACACTCGAAATGCTTACGGCGAGAGCTTTGCGTCAGCAGAGCTGCAAGTCATCGATGGAG GTCCTTCCCGTCCAGTGATGAAGACCATCATCAGCAGCAGGATCTCCAGCCTCCTCCAGATAGAAGACGATGAAGACTACGATGAAGACACAGAAGGGGGAGATGATGATGGCGACCCCGAGTCAGGGATCGTGTCCCCCTAA